The proteins below come from a single Cervus elaphus chromosome 4, mCerEla1.1, whole genome shotgun sequence genomic window:
- the CTCF gene encoding transcriptional repressor CTCF isoform X2 yields MEGEAVEAIVEESETFIKGKERKTYQRRREGGQEEDSCHLPQNQTDGGEVVQDVNNSVQMVMMEQLDPTLLQMKTEVMEGAVAPEAEAAVDDTQIITLQVVNMEEQPINIGELQLVQVPVPVTVPVATTSVEELQGAYENEVSKEGLAESEPVICHTLPLPEGFQVVKVGANGEVETLEQGELPPQEDPSWQKDPDYQPPAKKTKKTKKSKLRYTEEGKDVDVSVYDFEEEQQEGLLSEVNAEKVVGNMKPPKPTKIKKKGVKKTFQCELCSYTCPRRSNLDRHMKSHTDERPHKCHLCGRAFRTVTLLRNHLNTHTGTRPHKCPDCDMAFVTSGELVRHRRYKHTHEKPFKCSMCDYASVEVSKLKRHIRSHTGERPFQCSLCSYASRDTYKLKRHMRTHSGEKPYECYICHARFTQSGTMKMHILQKHTENVAKFHCPHCDTVIARKSDLGVHLRKQHSYIEQGKKCRYCDAVFHERYALIQHQKSHKNEKRFKCDQCDYACRQERHMIMHKRTHTGEKPYACSHCDKTFRQKQLLDMHFKRYHDPNFVPAAFVCSKCGKTFTRRNTMARHADNCAGPDGVEGENGGETKKSKRGRKRKMRSKKEDSSDSENAEPDLDDNEDEEEPAVEIEPEPEPQPVTPAPPPAKKRRGRPPGRTNQPKQTQPIIQVEDQNTGAIENIIVEVKKEPDAEPAEGEEEETQPAATDAPNGDLTPEMILSMMDR; encoded by the exons ATGGAAGGTGAGGCGGTTGAAGCCATTGTGGAAGAGTCTGAAACTTTCAttaaaggaaaggagagaaaaacttACCAGAGACGCCGGGAAGGGGGCCAGGAAGAGGACTCTTGCCACCTTCCCCAGAACCAGACTGATGGTGGTGAGGTGGTCCAGGATGTCAATAACAGTGTACAGATGGTGATGATGGAACAGCTGGATCCTACCCTTCTTCAGATGAAGACTGAAGTCATGGAGGGTGCAGTCGCTCCAGAAGCAGAGGCTGCCGTGGACGATACCCAGATTATAACCTTGCAGGTTGTAAATATGGAGGAACAGCCTATAAACATAGGAGAGCTTCAACTTGTGCAAGTACCTGTTCCTGTGACTGTACCTGTTGCTACCACTTCAGTAGAAGAACTTCAGGGGGCTTATGAGAATGAAGTGTCTAAAGAGGGCCTTGCAGAAAGTGAACCCGTGATATGTCACACCTTACCTTTGCCTGAAGGGTTTCAAGTGGTAAAAGTGGGGGCCAATGGAGAGGTGGAGACCCTGGAGCAAGGGGAACTTCCGCCTCAGGAAGATCCTAGTTGGCAAAAAGACCCAGACTATCAGCCaccagccaaaaaaacaaagaaaaccaaaaagagCAAACTGCGTTACACAGAGGAGGGCAAAGATGTGGATGTGTCTGTGTATGATTTTGAGGAAGAGCAGCAGGAGGGTCTGCTGTCAGAGGTTAATGCAGAGAAAGTGGTTGGTAACATGAAGCCTCCAAagccaacaaaaattaaaaagaaag GTGTAAAGAAGACATTCCAGTGTGAGCTTTGCAGTTACACATGTCCACGGCGTTCAAATTTGGATCGGCATATGAAAAGTCACACTGATGAGAGACCACATAAGTGCCATCTCTGTGGCAGGGCATTCAGAACAGTCACCCTTCTGAGGAATCaccttaacacacacacag GTACTCGTCCTCACAAGTGCCCAGACTGTGATATGGCCTTTGTGACTAGTGGAGAATTGGTGCGGCATCGTCGTTACAAACACACCCATGAGAAGCCATTTAAGTGTTCCATGTGCGATTACGCCAGTGTAGAA GTCAGCAAATTAAAGCGTCACATTCGCTCTCACACTGGGGAGCGTCCTTTCCAGTGCAGCTTGTGCAGTTATGCCAGCAGGGACACATACAAGCTGAAAAGGCACATGCGGACCCATTCAG gggAAAAACCTTATGAATGTTATATTTGTCATGCACGGTTTACCCAAAGTGGTACCATGAAGATGCACATTTTACAGAAGCACACAGAAAATGTGGCCAAATTTCACTGTCCCCACTGTGACACTGTCATAGCCCGAAAAAGTGATCTGG GTGTCCACTTGCGAAAGCAGCATTCCTATATTGAGCAGGGCAAGAAATGCCGATACTGCGATGCTGTGTTTCATGAGCGCTATGCCCTCATCCAGCACCAGAAGTCACACAAGAACGAGAAGCGCTTTAAGTGTGATCAGTGTGATTATGCTTGTAGACAG GAGAGGCACATGATCATGCACAAGCGCACCCACACTGGGGAGAAGCCTTATGCCTGCAGCCACTGCGACAAGACCTTCCGCCAGAAACAGCTCCTCGACATGCACTTCAAACGCTATCATGACCCGAACTTTGTCCCTGCGGCCTTTGTCTGTTCTAAGTGTGGGAAAACATTTACACGCCGG AATACTATGGCAAGACATGCGGATAATTGTGCTGGTCCAGATGGTgtagaaggggaaaatggaggAGAAACGAAGAAGAGTAAAcgtggaagaaagagaaagatgcgTTCTAAAAAGGAAGACTCCTCTGACAGTG AAAATGCTGAGCCAGACTTGGATGACAATGAGGATGAGGAGGAGCCTGCCGTGGAGATTGAACCCGAGCCAGAGCCCCAGCCAGTGACCCCAGCCCCACCACCTGCCAAGAAACGGAGAGGACGCCCCCCTGGCAGAACCAACCAGCCCAAACAGACCCAGC CCATCATTCAGGTCGAAGACCAGAATACAGGTGCAATTGAGAACATTATAGTTGAAGTCAAAAAAGAGCCAGACGCAGAGCCTGcggagggggaggaagaggagacccAGCCAGCTGCCACAGATGCCCCCAACGGAGACCTCACGCCTGAGATGATCCTCAGCATGATGGACCGGTGA
- the CTCF gene encoding transcriptional repressor CTCF isoform X1 translates to MEGEAVEAIVEESETFIKGKERKTYQRRREGGQEEDSCHLPQNQTDGGEVVQDVNNSVQMVMMEQLDPTLLQMKTEVMEGAVAPEAEAAVDDTQIITLQVVNMEEQPINIGELQLVQVPVPVTVPVATTSVEELQGAYENEVSKEGLAESEPVICHTLPLPEGFQVVKVGANGEVETLEQGELPPQEDPSWQKDPDYQPPAKKTKKTKKSKLRYTEEGKDVDVSVYDFEEEQQEGLLSEVNAEKVVGNMKPPKPTKIKKKGVKKTFQCELCSYTCPRRSNLDRHMKSHTDERPHKCHLCGRAFRTVTLLRNHLNTHTGTRPHKCPDCDMAFVTSGELVRHRRYKHTHEKPFKCSMCDYASVEVSKLKRHIRSHTGERPFQCSLCSYASRDTYKLKRHMRTHSGEKPYECYICHARFTQSGTMKMHILQKHTENVAKFHCPHCDTVIARKSDLGVHLRKQHSYIEQGKKCRYCDAVFHERYALIQHQKSHKNEKRFKCDQCDYACRQERHMIMHKRTHTGEKPYACSHCDKTFRQKQLLDMHFKRYHDPNFVPAAFVCSKCGKTFTRRNTMARHADNCAGPDGVEGENGGETKKSKRGRKRKMRSKKEDSSDSENAEPDLDDNEDEEEPAVEIEPEPEPQPVTPAPPPAKKRRGRPPGRTNQPKQTQPTAIIQVEDQNTGAIENIIVEVKKEPDAEPAEGEEEETQPAATDAPNGDLTPEMILSMMDR, encoded by the exons ATGGAAGGTGAGGCGGTTGAAGCCATTGTGGAAGAGTCTGAAACTTTCAttaaaggaaaggagagaaaaacttACCAGAGACGCCGGGAAGGGGGCCAGGAAGAGGACTCTTGCCACCTTCCCCAGAACCAGACTGATGGTGGTGAGGTGGTCCAGGATGTCAATAACAGTGTACAGATGGTGATGATGGAACAGCTGGATCCTACCCTTCTTCAGATGAAGACTGAAGTCATGGAGGGTGCAGTCGCTCCAGAAGCAGAGGCTGCCGTGGACGATACCCAGATTATAACCTTGCAGGTTGTAAATATGGAGGAACAGCCTATAAACATAGGAGAGCTTCAACTTGTGCAAGTACCTGTTCCTGTGACTGTACCTGTTGCTACCACTTCAGTAGAAGAACTTCAGGGGGCTTATGAGAATGAAGTGTCTAAAGAGGGCCTTGCAGAAAGTGAACCCGTGATATGTCACACCTTACCTTTGCCTGAAGGGTTTCAAGTGGTAAAAGTGGGGGCCAATGGAGAGGTGGAGACCCTGGAGCAAGGGGAACTTCCGCCTCAGGAAGATCCTAGTTGGCAAAAAGACCCAGACTATCAGCCaccagccaaaaaaacaaagaaaaccaaaaagagCAAACTGCGTTACACAGAGGAGGGCAAAGATGTGGATGTGTCTGTGTATGATTTTGAGGAAGAGCAGCAGGAGGGTCTGCTGTCAGAGGTTAATGCAGAGAAAGTGGTTGGTAACATGAAGCCTCCAAagccaacaaaaattaaaaagaaag GTGTAAAGAAGACATTCCAGTGTGAGCTTTGCAGTTACACATGTCCACGGCGTTCAAATTTGGATCGGCATATGAAAAGTCACACTGATGAGAGACCACATAAGTGCCATCTCTGTGGCAGGGCATTCAGAACAGTCACCCTTCTGAGGAATCaccttaacacacacacag GTACTCGTCCTCACAAGTGCCCAGACTGTGATATGGCCTTTGTGACTAGTGGAGAATTGGTGCGGCATCGTCGTTACAAACACACCCATGAGAAGCCATTTAAGTGTTCCATGTGCGATTACGCCAGTGTAGAA GTCAGCAAATTAAAGCGTCACATTCGCTCTCACACTGGGGAGCGTCCTTTCCAGTGCAGCTTGTGCAGTTATGCCAGCAGGGACACATACAAGCTGAAAAGGCACATGCGGACCCATTCAG gggAAAAACCTTATGAATGTTATATTTGTCATGCACGGTTTACCCAAAGTGGTACCATGAAGATGCACATTTTACAGAAGCACACAGAAAATGTGGCCAAATTTCACTGTCCCCACTGTGACACTGTCATAGCCCGAAAAAGTGATCTGG GTGTCCACTTGCGAAAGCAGCATTCCTATATTGAGCAGGGCAAGAAATGCCGATACTGCGATGCTGTGTTTCATGAGCGCTATGCCCTCATCCAGCACCAGAAGTCACACAAGAACGAGAAGCGCTTTAAGTGTGATCAGTGTGATTATGCTTGTAGACAG GAGAGGCACATGATCATGCACAAGCGCACCCACACTGGGGAGAAGCCTTATGCCTGCAGCCACTGCGACAAGACCTTCCGCCAGAAACAGCTCCTCGACATGCACTTCAAACGCTATCATGACCCGAACTTTGTCCCTGCGGCCTTTGTCTGTTCTAAGTGTGGGAAAACATTTACACGCCGG AATACTATGGCAAGACATGCGGATAATTGTGCTGGTCCAGATGGTgtagaaggggaaaatggaggAGAAACGAAGAAGAGTAAAcgtggaagaaagagaaagatgcgTTCTAAAAAGGAAGACTCCTCTGACAGTG AAAATGCTGAGCCAGACTTGGATGACAATGAGGATGAGGAGGAGCCTGCCGTGGAGATTGAACCCGAGCCAGAGCCCCAGCCAGTGACCCCAGCCCCACCACCTGCCAAGAAACGGAGAGGACGCCCCCCTGGCAGAACCAACCAGCCCAAACAGACCCAGC CAACAGCCATCATTCAGGTCGAAGACCAGAATACAGGTGCAATTGAGAACATTATAGTTGAAGTCAAAAAAGAGCCAGACGCAGAGCCTGcggagggggaggaagaggagacccAGCCAGCTGCCACAGATGCCCCCAACGGAGACCTCACGCCTGAGATGATCCTCAGCATGATGGACCGGTGA